The following proteins are encoded in a genomic region of Rhizobium sp. CCGE531:
- the mdeB gene encoding alpha-ketoglutarate dehydrogenase has translation MNPNIMSRVDDELETGEWLASLEAVTTYEGEGRARELLEALEKRARELGIYPQTLPYVPYRNSIPLSKQAPFPGNLELEERITSIIRWNALAMVVRANKAYGELGGHVASYASAAEIFEVGFNHFFKGPGEDGGDLVYFQPHSAPGVYARAFLEGRLSEEQLKNYRQELGGNGLCSYPHPWLMPDFWQFPTGSMGIGPINAVYQARFLRYLRDRGLAKTDQQHVWGVFGDGEMDEPESIAGLSLASRESLDNLTFIVNCNLQRLDGPVRGNGQIIQELENLFLGAGWNVIKVLWGSEWDAIFAADKSHALLRRFAATVDGKYQSLGAHDGAYNLTNFFDEDPDVRKLVLHMSEREIDALKRGGHDFRKLYSAFKAAKETKGRPTVILAKTKKGYGMGGAGESRMTAHQAKKLDVDALKAFRDKFSLPLDDEQVEKLEFYRPADDSPEISYLRSRRSDLGGYIPQRRQKADPLTVPPIDSYAAFALASDGRENSTTTAAVRVFSNLIKDPGIGQRVVPIVADEARTFGMANLFRQVGIYSPVGQLYEPEDAGSMLYYKEAVDGQLLEEGITEAGAISSWVAAATSYSVHGVPMLPFYIYYSMFGFQRVGDLIWAAADQRARGFLIGATAGRTTLGGEGLQHQDGSSHLLASTIPNCRAYDPAYAYEMAVIIDEGARRMLEQNRDEFFYITAMNENYMQPSMPSDERDGIIKGMYRLGPAGQPDAAVRLVGAGAILPEVVAAGELLKKDWNVDATVFSATSFSELAREATEVERANRLSPEKEPRRSHVETLLEGDAPVVVATDYVRALPQLISPYVKASFVALGTDGFGRSDTRAALRTFFEVDKHNIVVAALAALAKEGIGDAKTVAKAISKYGINASAPAPWTV, from the coding sequence ATGAATCCGAATATCATGAGCCGCGTTGACGATGAATTAGAAACGGGCGAATGGCTCGCTTCGCTTGAAGCCGTGACGACCTATGAAGGAGAGGGACGCGCGCGCGAGCTTCTCGAGGCTCTTGAGAAGAGGGCGCGCGAACTCGGAATTTATCCGCAGACGCTGCCCTATGTGCCCTACCGGAACTCTATTCCGCTCTCCAAGCAGGCGCCCTTCCCCGGCAATCTCGAGCTAGAGGAGCGCATTACCTCGATCATCCGCTGGAATGCCCTGGCAATGGTCGTGCGCGCCAATAAAGCCTATGGCGAACTAGGCGGCCACGTCGCGAGCTATGCCTCCGCCGCCGAAATTTTCGAGGTCGGCTTCAACCATTTCTTCAAGGGTCCGGGCGAGGACGGAGGTGACCTTGTTTATTTCCAGCCGCATTCGGCCCCGGGTGTCTATGCGCGCGCCTTCCTCGAGGGCCGTTTGAGCGAAGAGCAACTGAAGAATTACCGACAGGAGCTCGGCGGCAACGGCCTGTGTTCTTATCCGCATCCATGGCTGATGCCGGATTTCTGGCAGTTCCCGACGGGGTCAATGGGCATTGGCCCTATCAACGCCGTCTACCAGGCGCGTTTTCTACGCTATCTCCGCGACCGGGGCCTCGCTAAGACCGACCAGCAGCACGTCTGGGGGGTGTTCGGTGACGGCGAGATGGACGAGCCTGAGTCAATCGCAGGCCTTTCGTTGGCCAGCCGTGAATCGCTCGATAACCTCACTTTCATCGTCAACTGCAACCTGCAGCGCCTCGACGGTCCGGTCCGCGGAAATGGTCAAATCATCCAGGAGTTGGAAAACCTCTTCCTCGGTGCCGGCTGGAACGTCATCAAGGTCCTTTGGGGCTCGGAATGGGACGCCATCTTCGCCGCAGACAAGAGCCATGCCCTGCTACGTCGTTTCGCGGCGACGGTGGACGGCAAATACCAGTCTCTCGGCGCACATGATGGCGCTTACAACCTTACGAACTTCTTCGATGAGGACCCCGACGTTCGCAAGCTGGTCTTACACATGTCCGAGCGCGAGATCGATGCGCTCAAGCGCGGGGGTCATGACTTCCGCAAGCTTTATTCCGCATTCAAAGCCGCCAAGGAAACCAAGGGGCGCCCGACCGTCATCCTGGCTAAGACCAAGAAGGGCTACGGTATGGGTGGCGCCGGCGAGTCGCGCATGACGGCGCACCAGGCGAAGAAGCTCGACGTAGATGCGCTCAAGGCGTTTCGCGACAAGTTCTCGCTGCCCCTGGATGACGAACAGGTCGAAAAGCTGGAATTCTACCGTCCGGCCGACGACTCTCCCGAGATCAGCTATCTTCGCTCACGCCGAAGCGACCTGGGGGGCTACATTCCCCAGCGTCGCCAGAAGGCTGATCCGCTCACCGTGCCGCCAATTGACAGCTACGCTGCCTTTGCTCTTGCGAGCGATGGCCGGGAGAACTCGACGACCACCGCGGCGGTTCGCGTCTTCAGCAACCTGATCAAGGATCCCGGCATTGGCCAGCGTGTCGTGCCGATCGTCGCTGACGAGGCGCGTACCTTCGGCATGGCAAACCTGTTCCGGCAGGTCGGCATCTATTCGCCTGTCGGCCAGCTCTACGAGCCGGAAGATGCCGGCTCGATGCTCTATTACAAGGAAGCCGTCGACGGGCAGCTCCTGGAGGAGGGCATCACCGAGGCGGGGGCAATCTCGTCGTGGGTGGCTGCGGCCACCTCCTACAGCGTGCATGGCGTACCCATGCTGCCGTTCTACATCTATTATTCGATGTTCGGCTTTCAGCGCGTCGGCGACCTTATATGGGCCGCTGCCGACCAGCGCGCCCGTGGGTTCCTGATCGGGGCAACCGCTGGCCGTACCACGCTCGGGGGTGAGGGGCTGCAACACCAGGACGGTTCCAGCCATCTGCTCGCTTCAACGATTCCGAACTGCCGCGCGTATGACCCCGCCTATGCCTACGAGATGGCGGTCATTATCGACGAGGGCGCGCGGCGCATGCTCGAGCAAAATCGCGACGAGTTCTTCTACATCACCGCGATGAACGAGAACTACATGCAGCCGTCCATGCCGTCGGATGAGCGCGATGGTATCATCAAGGGCATGTACCGCCTCGGCCCGGCTGGTCAGCCGGATGCCGCTGTCCGCCTTGTCGGTGCCGGTGCCATCCTTCCCGAAGTGGTCGCTGCGGGCGAGCTCCTGAAGAAGGACTGGAACGTCGACGCGACGGTCTTCAGCGCGACGAGCTTCAGCGAGCTTGCCCGCGAAGCAACGGAAGTCGAGCGCGCAAATCGCCTGTCGCCGGAAAAGGAACCGCGCCGCAGCCATGTTGAAACGCTGCTTGAGGGGGATGCTCCTGTCGTTGTGGCGACGGACTATGTCCGTGCGCTGCCGCAACTGATCAGCCCCTATGTGAAGGCGAGCTTCGTGGCGCTTGGAACGGATGGATTCGGCCGCAGCGATACGCGTGCTGCACTGCGGACCTTCTTCGAAGTCGACAAGCACAACATCGTAGTTGC